The following are from one region of the Gossypium hirsutum isolate 1008001.06 chromosome D03, Gossypium_hirsutum_v2.1, whole genome shotgun sequence genome:
- the LOC107919860 gene encoding uncharacterized protein, producing the protein MAGAMMAEVLLGAILNEAVSKANSIATNQISRIWNFKKELRRLGDSLEIMEAFLQDAEEMQTKNEAVKLWLQRLKDVADEAADVLDEFDYEILRRKLKIRSQIRRKVVDFLSSNNSILFRRKMAGKIKDILEKLNGLNKLASSFDLQQRATKHVSPVPIRSNVETSSVMDDSTIVGRENDVSKVVDLLVNPKDEQVVSVVPIVGMAGLGKTALAKLVYDDLRVKRHFGVKSWVCVSDHFDVKKILGAMFEQLTGDRHTSMPENRDAMIMKLKEKIEQAKGEKDQIKYLLVLDDVWDVKKWEDLKLCLKGISTNGGNGVIVTTRKEDVASTVQALSDQRHQPGILEDEECWSVIKQLALTPSPMSHDLEPIGKEIAKQCRGVPLLAKVIGGTMKKERSRRAWLEIQKSRVWGSVESVLKLSFDRLPSPSLKKCFAYCAMFPKDYCFETEELKQLWMAEGFLGSSKQLWMAEGFLGSSMAMEDIGDKYLNELLSNSLFQDVEKDKFGNILTFKMHDLVHDLSLSVSQFDTLFFQENSSLTSKECSHIRHLNVGGDGESLPEVLTAVVPKLYSLFSEIDVFKKLSKSFTRLRVLKFVGAANICELPDSLGELKHLRYLDISWTSIEALHKSTTKLYNLQTLRLLGLLRLTFPDGLEKLISLKHLYFDIKELQPVNIGNLTRLQTLPIFFVGSERGCSIKELGSLNELRGELEIRHLGGVRDKQEASGANLHRKEKLCKVIFDFGGCDSGSSGYNSEEVMEGLQPHSNLQSLTVWHYGGRSFPSWMLRPVGDSNTDLFLLHNLVELKFFYCINCESLPPLGQLHNLQYLKLRNLKKVKRMGNEFYCNEGVDGMNKVIKVFPALKKFTLSGMESLEEWTAMAETKMIMFPCLERLKIWVCPLLKSVPLTGQCSSLEKLRIVGCGKLSKIGDGLSTSTCLKELDLDNCPDLSSIPNLEGFSSLQDLSVQGCLKLEVLPITGGCSSLEKLRIFNCEKLSKIGDGLSTSTCLKELDLDNCPDLSSIPNLEGFSSLQDLSVQGCLKLEVLPITGGCSSLEKLRIFNCEKLSKIGDGLSTSTCLKELDLDNCPDLSSIPNLEGFSSLQYLSVKMCNKLEVLPITGGCSSLEKLRICDCEKLSKIGDGLSTSTCLKELDLYYCPDLSSIPNLEGFSSLQYLSVHRCLKLEVLPITGGCSSLEKLRICDCEKLSKIGDGLSTSTCLKELDLRYCSDLSSIPNLEGFSSLQNLSVKRCDKLEVLPITGGCSSLEKLRIVGCGKLSKIGDGLSTSTCLKELDLGDCPDLSSIPNLEGFSSLQFLSVHRCLKLEVLPITGGCSSLEKLRICDCEKLSKIGDGLSTSTCLKELDLDICPDLSSIPNLEGFSSLQDLSVQGCLKLEVLPITGGCSSLEKLRIFNCEKLSKIGDGLSTSTCLKELDLGDCPDLSSIPNLEGFSSLQFLSVHRCLKLEVLPITGGCSSLEKLRICDCEKLSKIGDGLSTSTCLKELDLDICPDLSSIPNLEGFSSLQYLSVRWCKKLEVLPITGGCSSLEKLRICDCEKLSKIGDGLSTSTYLKELDLDDCPDLSSIPNLEGFSSLQDLSVRRCVKLEVLPITGGCSSVEKLCIFGCEKLSKIGDGLSTSTCLKELDLDNCLDLSSIPNLEGFSSLQYLSVHRCLKLEVLPITGGCSSLEKLRICDCEKLSKIGDGLSTSTCLKELDLDDCPDLSSIPNLEGFSSLQYLSVRRCDKLEVLPITAPLSSLKKMLIGDCPNLRPIPSLDGLSSLTELEFEKVGEGWSHLLPNMLQSNVSLCSLTILNIPDLIWIQDDSLGRLNCLRELAIGGFSEELQEFPWSSSIQYLSASLLVLKLTGWEKLKSLPHQLQFFTALEELTIEGFQGVEAFPEWLGNLSSLKRLYLSGFGKLKSLPHQLHLPSTLEELTIDSFHEIEALPDSFRNLSSLECLSIQFCDKLMYLPSVDVMRSLSRLIAMSIKGCPLLEPRCERESGPEWSKISHLPLVLINDWREMLIGLESE; encoded by the exons ATGGCAGGAGCAATGATGGCAGAAGTTCTTTTGGGTGCTATTTTGAATGAAGCGGTGTCTAAAGCGAATTCAATTGCCACTAACCAAATCAGCCGTATATGGAATTTCAAGAAGGAGCTGAGAAGACTGGGCGACTCACTAGAAATAATGGAAGCTTTTTTGCAAGATGCAGAGGAAATGCAAACAAAGAATGAAGCAGTGAAGCTTTGGTTGCAGAGGCTCAAAGATGTTGCTGATGAGGCTGCTGATGTCCTTGATGAGTTTGACTATGAAATTCTCCGAAGGAAACTGAAGATTCGGAGCCAAATTCGAAGGAAGGTAGTCGACTTCCTTTCTTCCAACAATTCCATTTTATTTCGTCGCAAGATGGCTGGTAAAATTAAGGACATCCTTGAAAAACTGAATGGCCTTAACAAGCTCGCCAGTTCATTTGATCTTCAGCAGAGAGCTACAAAACATGTGTCTCCTGTACCTATAAGATCAAATGTGGAGACGTCCTCTGTCATGGATGACTCGACCATTGTTGGAAGGGAAAATGATGTCTCAAAGGTGGTTGACCTGTTAGTCAATCCTAAAGATGAGCAGGTTGTTTCTGTTGTACCTATAGTAGGTATGGCAGGTCTTGGCAAAACTGCATTGGCAAAGCTGGTGTATGATGATCTGCGTGTGAAAAGGCATTTTGGTGTCAAATCCTGGGTCTGTGTTTCTGATCATTTTGATGTCAAAAAGATTTTAGGAGCGATGTTTGAACAGCTTACTGGTGATAGACATACCTCAATGCCAGAAAACAGGGATGCAATGATTATGAAGCTCAAGGAGAAGATTGAACAGGCCAAAGGAGAAAAAGATCAGATCAAGTATCTTCTTGTACTTGATGATGTGTGGGATGTTAAGAAATGGGAGGATCTAAAGCTTTGTCTGAAAGGAATCAGTACAAATGGCGGGAATGGAGTTATTGTGACAACACGCAAAGAAGATGTAGCATCAACAGTGCAAGCACTTTCGGATCAAAGGCATCAACCAGGAATACTAGAAGATGAAGAATGCTGGTCCGTAATTAAACAACTAGCATTGACACCCTCTCCAATGTCTCACGATTTAGAGCCTATTGGAAAGGAGATTGCTAAGCAGTGTCGAGGTGTGCCATTGTTAGCTAAAGTTATTGGAGGGACAATGAAAAAAGAAAGGAGTCGCCGCGCATGGTTGGAAATTCAAAAAAGTAGAGTATGGGGTTCAGTGGAAAGTGTGTTAAAATTAAGTTTTGATCGCTTGCCTTCTCCATCTTTGAAGAAGTGTTTTGCGTACTGTGCTATGTTTCCTAAAGATTATTGCTTTGAAACAGAGGAATTGAAGCAACTGTGGATGGCTGAAGGATTTCTTGGCAGCTCTAAGCAACTGTGGATGGCTGAAGGATTTCTTGGCAGCTCTATGGCAATGGAGGATATTGGTGACAAATACTTGAATGAGTTGTTATCAAATTCCTTATTTCAAGATGTCGAGAAGGACAAATTCGGGAATATCCTCACATTCAAGATGCACGACTTGGTGCATGATTTATCTTTGTCTGTGTCACAGTTTGATACTTTGTTTTTTCAAGAGAATTCCAGTCTCACCTCAAAAGAGTGTTCTCATATTCGTCATCTCAATGTTGGGGGTGATGGGGAATCGTTACCAGAAGTTTTAACGGCGGTTGTTCCAAAATTATACTCACTGTTTTCGGAGATTGATGTGTTCAAGAAACTATCAAAAAGCTTCACAAGATTAAGAGTCCTAAAGTTTGTTGGCGCTGCTAATATTTGTGAGTTGCCAGATTCCCTTGGAGAATTAAAGCACTTGAGGTATTTGGACATCTCATGGACTTCTATTGAAGCACTGCACAAGTCCACAACCAAACTTTACAATCTGCAGACATTGAGGCTCTTGGGTTTACTGAGACTCACCTTTCCGGATGGATTGGAAAAGTTGATAAGCTTGAAGcacttatattttgatataaaagaACTTCAGCCAGTTAATATTGGAAACCTAACTCGGCTTCAAACATTACCCATATTTTTTGTGGGATCAGAAAGGGGATGTTCGATTAAGGAGTTAGGATCCCTAAACGAACTGCGTGGAGAACTGGAGATACGCCATCTTGGGGGTGTTAGAGACAAACAAGAGGCTAGTGGAGCAAATCTGCACCGTAAAGAAAAATTATGCAAGGTGATATTTGATTTTGGAGGGTGTGATAGTGGGAGTAGTGGTTATAACAGTGAGGAAGTGATGGAAGGTCTCCAACCACACTCAAATTTGCAAAGCTTAACTGTTTGGCATTACGGAGGTCGAAGCTTTCCCTCGTGGATGTTAAGACCTGTTGGTGATTCTAATACTGATTTGTTTTTACTGCACAATTTGGTGGAGCTGAAGTTTTTCTATTGCATCAACTGTGAAAGTCTTCCACCTCTGGGCCAATTGCACAATCTCCAGTATCTTAAGTTGAGAAATCTGAAGAAAGTGAAACGCATGGGTAATGAATTTTATTGCAACGAAGGTGTTGATGGTATGAACAAGGTGATCAAGGTGTTTCCTGCATTGAAAAAATTCACCTTAAGTGGGATGGAAAGTCTAGAAGAATGGACAGCAATGGCGGAAACAAAGATGATCATGTTTCCTTGCTTGGAGCGGCTGAAGATTTGGGTTTGTCCCTTGTTGAAAAGTGTTCCACTAACGGGACAATGTTCATCTCTTGAAAAGCTTCGCATTGTCGGTTGTGGAAAATTAAGCAAGATTGGAGATGGATTATCTACCTCCACTTGTCTCAAAGAATTAGATCTAGACAATTGTCCTGATTTAAGTTCGATCCCAAATTTGGAAGGATTTTCCTCTCTTCAAGATCTGTCAGTTCAAGGGTGCCTCAAATTGGAAGTTCTTCCAATAACTGGAGGATGTTCATCTCTTGAAAAGCTTAGAATTTTCAATTGCGAAAAATTAAGCAAGATTGGAGATGGATTATCTACCTCCACTTGTCTCAAAGAATTAGATCTAGACAATTGTCCTGATTTAAGTTCGATCCCAAATTTGGAAGGATTTTCCTCTCTTCAAGATCTGTCAGTTCAAGGGTGCCTCAAATTGGAAGTTCTTCCAATAACTGGAGGATGTTCATCTCTTGAAAAGCTTAGAATTTTCAATTGCGAAAAATTAAGCAAGATTGGAGATGGATTATCTACCTCCACTTGTCTCAAAGAATTAGATCTAGACAATTGTCCTGATTTAAGTTCGATCCCAAATTTGGAAGGATTTTCCTCTCTTCAATATCTGTCAGTTAAAATGTGCAACAAATTGGAAGTTCTTCCAATAACTGGAGGATGTTCATCTCTTGAAAAGCTTCGCATTTGCGATTGTGAAAAATTAAGCAAGATTGGAGATGGATTATCTACCTCCACTTGTCTCAAAGAATTAGATCTATACTATTGTCCTGATTTAAGTTCGATCCCAAATTTGGAAGGATTTTCCTCTCTTCAATATCTGTCAGTTCACAGGTGCCTCAAATTGGAAGTTCTTCCAATAACTGGAGGATGTTCATCTCTTGAAAAGCTTCGCATTTGCGATTGTGAAAAATTAAGCAAGATTGGAGATGGATTATCTACCTCCACTTGTCTCAAAGAATTAGATCTACGGTATTGTTCTGATTTAAGTTCGATCCCAAATTTGGAAGGATTTTCCTCTCTTCAAAATCTGTCAGTTAAACGGTGCGACAAATTGGAAGTTCTTCCAATAACTGGAGGATGTTCATCTCTTGAAAAGCTTCGCATTGTCGGTTGTGGAAAATTAAGCAAGATTGGAGATGGATTATCTACCTCCACTTGTCTCAAAGAATTAGATCTAGGCGATTGTCCTGATTTAAGTTCGATCCCAAATTTGGAAGGATTTTCCTCTCTTCAATTTCTGTCAGTTCACAGGTGCCTCAAATTGGAAGTTCTTCCAATAACTGGAGGATGTTCATCTCTTGAAAAGCTTCGCATTTGCGATTGTGAAAAATTAAGCAAGATTGGAGATGGATTATCTACCTCCACTTGTCTCAAAGAATTAGATCTAGACATTTGTCCTGATTTAAGTTCGATCCCAAATTTGGAAGGATTTTCCTCTCTTCAAGATCTGTCAGTTCAAGGGTGCCTCAAATTGGAAGTTCTTCCAATAACTGGAGGATGTTCATCTCTTGAAAAGCTTAGAATTTTCAATTGCGAAAAATTAAGCAAGATTGGAGATGGATTATCTACCTCCACTTGTCTCAAAGAATTAGATCTAGGCGATTGTCCTGATTTAAGTTCGATCCCAAATTTGGAAGGATTTTCCTCTCTTCAATTTCTGTCAGTTCACAGGTGCCTCAAATTGGAAGTTCTTCCAATAACTGGAGGATGTTCATCTCTTGAAAAGCTTCGCATTTGCGATTGTGAAAAATTAAGCAAGATTGGAGATGGATTATCTACCTCCACTTGTCTCAAAGAATTAGATCTAGACATTTGTCCTGATTTAAGTTCGATCCCAAATTTGGAAGGATTTTCCTCTCTTCAATATCTATCAGTTCGATGGTGCAAGAAATTGGAAGTTCTTCCAATAACCGGAGGATGTTCATCTCTTGAAAAGCTTCGCATTTGCGATTGTGAAAAATTAAGCAAGATTGGAGATGGATTATCTACTTCCACTTATCTCAAAGAATTAGATCTAGACGATTGTCCTGATTTAAGTTCGATCCCAAATTTGGAAGGATTTTCCTCTCTTCAAGATCTGTCAGTTCGAAGGTGCGTCAAATTGGAAGTTCTTCCAATAACTGGAGGATGTTCATCTGTTGAAAAGCTTTGCATTTTCGGTTGTGAAAAATTAAGCAAGATTGGAGATGGATTATCTACCTCCACTTGTCTCAAAGAATTAGATCTAGACAATTGTCTTGATTTAAGTTCGATCCCAAATTTGGAAGGATTTTCCTCTCTTCAATATCTGTCAGTTCACAGGTGCCTCAAATTGGAAGTTCTTCCAATAACTGGAGGATGTTCATCTCTTGAAAAGCTTCGCATTTGTGATTGTGAAAAATTAAGCAAGATTGGAGATGGATTATCTACCTCCACTTGTCTCAAAGAATTAGATCTAGACGATTGTCCTGATTTAAGTTCGATCCCAAATTTGGAAGGATTTTCCTCTCTTCAATATCTGTCAGTTCGAAGGTGCGACAAATTGGAAGTTCTTCCAATAACAGCACCACTGTCATCGCTTAAAAAAATGTTGATAGGTGATTGCCCTAATTTGAGGCCCATTCCAAGTTTAGATGGACTCTCTTCTCTCACAGAATTAGAATTTGAGAAAGTAGGCGAAGGATGGAGTCATCTGCTACCAAATATGTTGCAATCCAACGTTTCCCTTTGCAGTCTAACAATATTAAATATTCCTGATCTGATATGGATTCAAGATGACAGCCTTGGTAGGCTTAACTGCTTGAGAGAATTAGCTATCGGTGGTTTCTCAGAAGAGCTACAAGAATTCCCGTGGTCCAGTTCCATTCAATATCTCAGTGCCTCCCTTCTAGTTCTAAAACTGACTGGTTGGGAAAAGCTAAAGAGTCTTCCTCACCAACTTCAGTTCTTCACTGCCCTCGAAGAATTGACGATAGAAGGGTTTCAAGGAGTAGAAGCCTTTCCAGAGTGGTTGGGAAATCTCTCTTCTCTGAAGCGTCTATATTTGAGTGGTTTTGGAAAGCTAAAGAGTCTTCCTCACCAACTTCATCTCCCCAGTACCCTTGAAGAGTTGACTATTGACAGTTTTCATGAAATAGAAGCCTTGCCAGACTCGTTCAGAAATCTCTCTTCTCTAGAGTGTCTGAGTATCCAGTTCTGTGATAAGCTCATGTACTTGCCTTCTGTAGATGTTATGCGAAGCCTCTCCAGATTAATAGCAATGAGCATTAAAGGGTGTCCTCTATTAGAGCCAAGATGTGAGAGGGAGAGTGGCCCTGAATGGTCCAAGATTTCCCACCTTCCACTTGTACTTATTAATGATTGGAG GGAGATGCTGATAGGGCTTGAGTCAGAGTGA
- the LOC107918864 gene encoding AT-hook motif nuclear-localized protein 26, producing the protein MDPVTSHGLSLPPPFNFRDFNLHHHHQQHQHQHQHQQQQEHQHQFHHQNSEDEQSGSSSGLKKRDRDDNNNNSSSGGNNEEKDLNLQGTGEGEINRRPRGRPAGSKNKPKPPIIVTRDSANALRTHVMEIGDGCDIVESVATFARRRQRGVCIMSGTGTVTNVTLRQPASAGAVVTLHGRFEILSLAGSFLPPPAPPAATGLTIYLAGGQGQVVGGSVVGTLTCSGPVVIMAASFSNAAYERLPLEEEEPQLPMQGGAIGSPTAGGGQLQQQEQQALAESNVPLFHGLAPNLLNPIQLPNEAFWPSGRPPF; encoded by the coding sequence ATGGATCCAGTTACATCACATGGTCTTTCACTTCCACCTCCATTTAATTTTAGAGATTTCAATCTTCACCATCACCACCAGCAGCATCAGCATCAGCAtcagcatcaacaacaacaagaACATCAACATCAATTTCATCACCAAAATTCCGAAGACGAACAAAGTGGAAGCAGCAGTGGTTTAAAGAAACGGGATCGAGACGATAACAACAACAACAGTAGCAGCGGTGGAAATAACGAAGAGAAAGACCTTAATTTACAAGGCACTGGTGAAGGAGAGATCAATAGAAGACCAAGAGGCAGACCTGCTGGTTCCAAGAACAAGCCTAAACCACCAATCATCGTAACCCGAGACAGTGCCAATGCTCTCCGTACTCATGTTATGGAAATAGGTGATGGTTGTGACATTGTTGAAAGCGTTGCAACATTTGCAAGAAGACGCCAAAGAGGGGTTTGTATAATGAGTGGAACCGGGACTGTAACAAATGTAACCCTTAGACAACCAGCTTCAGCAGGTGCAGTTGTGACTTTACATGGTAGATTCGAGATATTATCATTAGCAGGATCATTCTTGCCACCACCAGCACCGCCTGCAGCTACGGGATTAACCATATATTTGGCTGGTGGACAAGGGCAAGTTGTAGGTGGCAGTGTTGTAGGTACACTTACATGTTCAGGCCCCGTTGTAATCATGGCAGCTTCTTTTAGTAACGCCGCTTATGAGCGGCTCCCATTAGAAGAAGAAGAGCCACAGCTTCCAATGCAAGGGGGTGCAATTGGATCACCAACTGCAGGTGGAGGGCAACTACAGCAACAAGAACAACAAGCATTAGCTGAGTCAAATGTGCCTCTTTTTCATGGATTAGCACCTAATCTTCTCAACCCTATTCAATTACCAAATGAAGCATTTTGGCCTTCTGGTCGTCCTCCATTTTAG